The nucleotide sequence GGCGATAGATGTGGTCCTGCACGTCGCCGGCGGCGAAAACGCCCGGCACGCTGGTCATGGTGGCGAAGCCTTGCAGGCCCGAACGCGTGACGATATAGCCGTCCTTCATGTCGACCTGGCCCTGGAAGATGTCCGTGTTCGGGTGGTGGCCGATGGCGATGAAGCAGCCCTTGAGGTCGATCTGTTCGGTCGCGCCGGTCTGCGTGTTCTTGATGCGAATGCCGGTCACGCCGGAATCGTCGCCCAGGACTTCATCGAGCGTATTGTGTACTTTCAGTTCGATTTTTCCTTCGGCTTCTTTTTCGTGAAGCTTGTCGATCAGGATTGGTTCCGCGCGGAATTTATCGCGGCGATGCACCAGCGTTACTTTTTTCGCGATATTCGAAAGATAAAGCGCTTCTTCGACCGCGGTATTGCCGCCGCCGATCACGCAGACTTCCTGCTCGCGATAGAAGAATCCGTCGCAGGTCGCGCAACCCGATACGCCGCG is from Variovorax paradoxus and encodes:
- the trxB gene encoding thioredoxin-disulfide reductase translates to MSASQHAKVLILGSGPAGYTAAVYAARANLQPLLITGMAQGGQLMTTTEVDNWPADVHGVQGPDLMQRFLEHAERFKTQIVFDHINKVDLSKRPFTLTGDSGTYTCDALVIATGASAKYLGLDSEQKFMGRGVSGCATCDGFFYREQEVCVIGGGNTAVEEALYLSNIAKKVTLVHRRDKFRAEPILIDKLHEKEAEGKIELKVHNTLDEVLGDDSGVTGIRIKNTQTGATEQIDLKGCFIAIGHHPNTDIFQGQVDMKDGYIVTRSGLQGFATMTSVPGVFAAGDVQDHIYRQAITSAGTGCMAALDAQRFLEQDGTL